Proteins encoded together in one Mastomys coucha isolate ucsf_1 unplaced genomic scaffold, UCSF_Mcou_1 pScaffold16, whole genome shotgun sequence window:
- the LOC116094158 gene encoding late cornified envelope protein 3E-like, translating into MSCQQSQKQCQPPPKCPSPKCSPKCPPKSTAQCLPAASSCCATSSGGCSVPSSEGGCCLSHHRRRSHRCRRRSSSSCDRGSGQQSGGSGCDHSSGGCC; encoded by the coding sequence ATGTCCTGCCAGCAGAGCCAGAAGCAGTGCCAGCCTCCTCCCAAGTGCCCCTCCCCAAAGTGCTCCCCAAAGTGCCCCCCAAAGAGCACAGCACAGTGTCTGCCTGCAGCCTCCTCCTGCTGTGCTACAAGCTCTGGGGGCTGCAGTGTCCCCAGCTCTGAGGGAGGCTGCTGCCTGAGCCACCACAGGCGCAGGTCCCACAGATGCAGGCGCAGGAGCTCCAGTTCCTGTGACCGTGGCAGTGGTCAGCAGTCTGGGGGCTCAGGCTGTGACCACAGCTCTGGGGGCTGCTGCTGA
- the LOC116094156 gene encoding late cornified envelope protein 3D-like, with protein sequence MSCQQSQKQCQPPPKCPSPKCSPKCPPKSTAQCLPAASSCCATSSGGCSVPSSEGGCCLSHHRRRSHRCRRRSSSSCDRGSGQQSGGSGCGHSSGGCC encoded by the coding sequence ATGTCCTGCCAGCAGAGCCAGAAGCAGTGCCAGCCTCCTCCCAAGTGCCCCTCCCCAAAGTGCTCCCCAAAGTGCCCCCCAAAGAGCACAGCACAGTGTCTGCCTGCAGCCTCTTCCTGCTGTGCTACAAGCTCTGGGGGCTGCAGTGTCCCCAGCTCTGAGGGAGGCTGCTGCCTGAGCCACCACAGGCGCAGGTCCCACAGATGCAGGCGCAGGAGCTCCAGTTCCTGTGACCGTGGCAGTGGTCAGCAGTCTGGGGGCTCAGGCTGTGGCCACAGCTCTGGGGGCTGCTGCTGA